The Candidatus Caccoplasma merdavium genome has a segment encoding these proteins:
- the yidC gene encoding membrane protein insertase YidC, whose product MDKNTIIGFLLMAVVLFGYTWYMQPSPEQKAAMQRYQDSLLQVENARLAQLDNEAQLPVATTPEEVAVDEHTARLRNEYVDFAPFAEGEEELITLSNPQLTLTFSTRGGRLAQAVLNEYSTYDSLPLMLFNQENNAYGFIFKTRGRTIDTDELYFVPELSADNRTLSMKLPFENGSSFEIRYTLPAEGYMLDMQLYQNGMEQILPRNTVDLDMYWNQKLRRQERGRMFEERNSALYYKFLGSDVERLSETKDEHESLSTGLQWIGFKNQFFSSVLIADHKFNGARLESTVLPEDNHYLKNYKAATTIDYDPMTAEGPSFRFFLGPNLYPLLKSYDKGLDSDDKLQLPKLIPLGYKFFRWINTGIIIPIFTFLGKYFTNYGVIILLMTLIIKAVLMPLTFKSYMSSARMRVLKPQVEEINAKYPGQDKALERQQATMELYRNAGVNPMSGCLPLLLQMPILLAMFAFFPSSIELRQQPFLWADDLSSYDAIFSWNAYIPIITPYFGNHISLFCLLMTITNILYTKINMDSTGGGQQMPGMKLMMYLMPLMFLFIFNNYASGLSYYYFVSLLITIIQTYIFRKCINEEKVLAKLKENQKKPRKKSGFLARLEEAQRQQQAALKRQQQQQQRRRR is encoded by the coding sequence ATGGACAAAAACACAATCATCGGCTTTCTACTTATGGCCGTCGTCCTTTTCGGCTACACATGGTATATGCAGCCGTCGCCCGAGCAGAAAGCCGCCATGCAGCGTTACCAAGACTCGTTGTTGCAGGTCGAAAATGCCCGTTTGGCACAACTCGATAACGAGGCACAGCTTCCCGTTGCTACCACTCCCGAGGAGGTAGCCGTCGATGAGCACACAGCCCGTTTGCGCAATGAATATGTCGATTTTGCTCCTTTTGCCGAAGGAGAAGAGGAGTTGATAACCCTCTCCAATCCCCAGTTGACCCTGACTTTCTCGACCCGGGGTGGCCGGCTTGCACAAGCGGTACTCAACGAATACAGCACCTACGACTCCCTGCCGTTGATGCTTTTCAACCAAGAGAACAATGCCTATGGTTTCATCTTCAAGACACGAGGGCGTACCATCGATACCGATGAGCTCTATTTCGTTCCCGAGCTTTCGGCCGACAACCGTACCCTCTCGATGAAACTTCCCTTCGAAAATGGCAGTTCCTTTGAGATTCGTTACACCCTTCCCGCCGAGGGATACATGCTCGATATGCAACTTTACCAGAACGGTATGGAGCAGATTTTGCCGCGCAATACGGTCGATCTCGACATGTATTGGAACCAGAAACTGCGCCGGCAGGAGCGGGGACGCATGTTTGAGGAGCGCAACAGTGCCCTTTATTACAAATTCCTAGGGTCAGACGTCGAACGTCTCAGCGAGACCAAAGACGAGCATGAGAGCCTCTCTACCGGTCTGCAATGGATTGGTTTCAAGAACCAGTTCTTCTCCTCGGTACTCATAGCCGATCATAAGTTCAACGGCGCCCGTTTGGAATCGACCGTTTTGCCCGAAGACAACCACTACCTCAAAAATTACAAGGCCGCGACGACAATCGATTATGACCCCATGACAGCCGAAGGTCCTTCGTTCCGCTTCTTCCTCGGCCCCAACCTTTATCCGCTTCTCAAAAGCTACGACAAGGGTCTTGACTCCGACGACAAGTTGCAACTGCCCAAACTCATACCTCTGGGTTACAAGTTCTTCCGTTGGATCAATACCGGAATCATTATTCCCATCTTTACCTTCTTGGGCAAATACTTTACCAATTATGGTGTCATCATACTCCTCATGACGCTTATCATCAAAGCCGTGCTGATGCCTCTGACCTTCAAGTCTTATATGTCGAGCGCACGCATGAGGGTGTTGAAACCCCAGGTCGAAGAAATCAACGCCAAATATCCCGGTCAGGACAAGGCTCTCGAACGCCAGCAGGCAACGATGGAGCTCTACCGCAATGCCGGGGTGAATCCCATGAGCGGCTGTCTGCCGTTGCTTTTGCAGATGCCTATCCTCTTGGCCATGTTTGCGTTCTTCCCCTCATCGATAGAGTTGCGTCAGCAACCGTTCCTCTGGGCCGACGACCTCTCTTCTTACGATGCCATTTTCTCTTGGAATGCTTACATTCCCATCATTACGCCCTATTTTGGTAACCACATCAGCCTCTTCTGCCTATTGATGACCATCACCAATATTCTCTACACCAAAATCAATATGGACAGTACGGGCGGCGGTCAGCAGATGCCGGGTATGAAACTCATGATGTATCTCATGCCGTTGATGTTCCTTTTCATCTTCAACAATTATGCATCGGGATTGAGCTACTACTATTTCGTGTCGCTCCTCATCACGATTATTCAGACCTATATTTTCCGCAAATGCATCAATGAGGAAAAGGTATTGGCCAAATTGAAAGAAAATCAAAAGAAACCGCGCAAGAAATCGGGTTTCTTGGCTCGTCTCGAAGAGGCTCAACGCCAGCAACAGGCTGCTCTCAAACGCCAACAGCAGCAACAACAACGCCGTCGTCGTTAG
- a CDS encoding thiazole synthase has translation MNKLIIGGREFNSRLFVGTGKFSSNDLMQQAILASESEMVTVAMKRVDMDAPQQDDILTHIRKESIQLLPNTSGVRNAEEAVLAAQLAREAFGTNFIKLEIHPDPKYLLPDPIETLKATEELVKMGFVVLPYIQADPVLCKRLEEVGAATVMPLGAPIGTNKGLRTRDLLEIIIAESRVPVVVDAGIGAPSHAAEAMELGADAVLVNTAIAVAGNPVEMAIAFKEAVIAGRRAYEAGLGAQCAHAIASSPLTSFLD, from the coding sequence ATGAACAAATTGATTATCGGAGGACGGGAGTTCAACTCCCGCCTGTTTGTCGGAACCGGCAAATTCAGTTCAAACGATTTGATGCAACAAGCCATTCTCGCATCGGAGTCGGAAATGGTAACCGTCGCCATGAAACGCGTCGACATGGACGCACCGCAACAAGACGACATTCTCACCCACATTCGCAAAGAGAGCATACAACTGCTTCCCAACACCTCGGGTGTGCGCAATGCCGAAGAAGCCGTCCTCGCCGCCCAACTGGCCCGGGAAGCATTCGGGACGAACTTTATCAAACTCGAAATACACCCCGACCCCAAATACCTGCTTCCCGACCCGATAGAGACCCTGAAAGCAACCGAAGAACTGGTAAAGATGGGATTTGTCGTGCTGCCCTACATACAGGCCGACCCCGTTTTGTGCAAACGGCTCGAAGAGGTGGGCGCCGCCACAGTCATGCCCCTGGGCGCCCCCATCGGCACCAACAAGGGATTGCGCACCCGCGACCTGCTCGAAATCATCATCGCCGAGAGCCGCGTGCCCGTTGTCGTCGATGCCGGTATCGGTGCGCCTTCACATGCCGCCGAAGCCATGGAATTGGGAGCCGACGCCGTGCTGGTCAACACCGCCATCGCCGTAGCAGGGAATCCCGTCGAAATGGCCATCGCATTCAAAGAGGCGGTTATCGCCGGCCGACGGGCCTACGAAGCCGGCCTCGGCGCACAATGTGCCCACGCCATCGCCAGCAGCCCCCTTACCTCATTTCTCGACTAA
- a CDS encoding HesA/MoeB/ThiF family protein — translation MTPSERYARQVMLPEIGISGQQALERASVLIVGAGGLGSPIALYLCAAGIGRIGLIDGDTVSESNLQRQILYTEDETGKSKVECARATLAGQNGKCRIDTYPHFLTEKNAADIITPYDIIVDGCDNYATRYLLDDWCHRLQKPYVYGSIEGFRGQVSVFDGDKGKRYAQLFPDRATLSSRHAVPAGVIGPTPGVIGSIEAAEVIKLITGCGEPLYNRLFTIDLLTMESYTLDI, via the coding sequence ATGACGCCATCGGAACGTTACGCCCGCCAAGTCATGCTGCCCGAGATAGGCATCTCGGGCCAGCAGGCTTTGGAGCGGGCTTCGGTACTCATCGTCGGAGCCGGCGGGCTGGGTTCGCCCATCGCCCTCTACCTCTGTGCCGCCGGAATAGGCCGCATAGGTCTTATCGACGGTGACACCGTATCGGAAAGCAACCTGCAACGACAGATTCTCTACACCGAAGATGAAACCGGGAAGAGCAAGGTCGAATGTGCCCGAGCCACCTTGGCAGGACAGAACGGGAAATGCCGCATCGACACCTATCCGCACTTCCTCACCGAAAAAAATGCCGCCGACATCATCACGCCCTATGACATCATTGTCGACGGGTGCGACAACTACGCCACCCGATACCTTCTCGACGACTGGTGCCACCGTTTGCAAAAGCCCTATGTCTACGGAAGCATCGAAGGTTTCCGGGGGCAAGTGTCGGTATTCGACGGCGACAAAGGGAAACGATATGCACAACTGTTTCCCGACCGAGCCACCCTCTCGTCGCGACACGCCGTGCCGGCGGGTGTCATCGGCCCCACACCCGGTGTCATCGGCAGCATCGAGGCCGCCGAGGTCATCAAACTCATCACCGGCTGCGGAGAACCGCTCTACAATCGGCTTTTCACCATCGACTTGCTCACGATGGAAAGCTACACGCTCGACATTTAG
- the thiD gene encoding bifunctional hydroxymethylpyrimidine kinase/phosphomethylpyrimidine kinase, translating into MECHYPTCLTIAGSDSSGGAGIQADLKTMSALGVYGMSVITAVTAQNTCGVTGIQAITPDIVKAQLEAVFSDIACDAVKIGMLFSVETIAATIDMLDKYAPLHIVLDPVLVSTSGHRLYGDDRLVDALKAGLFPRATLITPNTEEAALLSGIAIHSEPDMYRAGEVLLGMGCRAVLIKGGHLMQQAMNDILFTSGNAPLLFSAEKVDTPNTHGTGCTLSSAIASYLALGKELKTAIALAKQYVHEGLTAGAHVTVGHGHGPLNHLFAPLPLLAKNNTK; encoded by the coding sequence ATGGAATGTCATTATCCCACTTGCCTTACTATTGCAGGCTCGGACAGTAGCGGAGGCGCCGGCATACAAGCCGACCTCAAAACGATGTCAGCACTGGGCGTGTATGGTATGTCTGTCATTACAGCAGTGACCGCACAAAACACCTGCGGCGTGACCGGCATTCAAGCCATAACCCCGGATATCGTAAAAGCACAACTCGAAGCCGTATTTTCCGATATTGCCTGCGATGCCGTGAAAATAGGTATGCTTTTCTCTGTCGAGACCATCGCTGCGACCATTGACATGTTGGACAAATATGCACCCCTGCACATTGTGCTCGACCCGGTATTGGTATCGACCAGCGGCCACCGTCTCTACGGCGACGACCGCCTTGTAGATGCCCTGAAAGCGGGGCTCTTCCCGCGGGCGACCCTCATCACGCCCAACACCGAAGAGGCCGCCCTCCTGTCGGGAATCGCCATTCACAGCGAGCCCGACATGTATCGCGCAGGAGAAGTCCTCCTGGGAATGGGTTGTCGAGCCGTCCTCATCAAGGGCGGACATCTTATGCAACAGGCGATGAACGACATACTTTTCACATCGGGCAACGCCCCGCTCCTGTTCTCGGCCGAAAAGGTCGACACGCCCAACACTCACGGCACAGGGTGCACACTCTCTTCGGCTATCGCTTCTTATTTGGCTTTGGGCAAAGAGTTGAAAACCGCTATCGCTCTCGCGAAACAATATGTCCACGAAGGTCTGACAGCGGGCGCCCATGTGACGGTAGGCCACGGCCACGGTCCTCTGAACCATCTCTTCGCCCCACTCCCTCTTCTCGCGAAAAACAACACAAAATAA
- the thiC gene encoding phosphomethylpyrimidine synthase ThiC has protein sequence MKKEITRHNYPGSEKVYVPGKLHDIKVAMRKVNLTDTVNIVDGERIVRHNDPVYVYDTSGVYTDPAVEIDLDKGLPRLREPWVTQRGDVERLPSITSEYGRMRQADKSLDEIRFKHLHLPYRAKAGREITQMYYAKQGIITPEMEYVAIRENLQNEMLGIDTHITPEFVRDEVACGRAIIPANINHPEAEPMIIGRNFLVKLNTNIGNSALSSGIEEEVEKAMWSCYWGGDTLMDLSTGDHIHETREWIIRNCPVPMGTVPIYQALEKVNGVAEDLTWKIYRDTLIEQCEQGVDYFTIHAGVLKAHAELVGERLTGIVSRGGSIMTKWCVSHNEENFLYTHFDEICEIVKQYDVALSLGDGMRPGSIHDANDRSQFLELDVLGELTQKAWAHNVQVIIEGPGHVPMQKIRENMERQLTSCHEAPFYTLGPLTTDIAPGYDHITSAIGAAQIAWLGTAMICYVTPKEHLGLPNREDVRNGVIAYKIAAHAADIAKGHPGATVRDDALSKARFEFRWKDQFNLSLDPERALAYYKEGSKNDGEYCTMCGPNFCAMRITQSLNDCIK, from the coding sequence ATGAAAAAAGAAATCACGCGACACAACTACCCGGGTTCTGAAAAAGTGTATGTACCCGGCAAACTGCACGACATAAAAGTGGCCATGCGCAAGGTCAACCTCACCGACACGGTGAACATCGTCGACGGAGAACGCATCGTGCGCCACAACGACCCGGTGTATGTCTACGACACCAGCGGCGTCTATACCGACCCGGCCGTGGAAATCGACCTCGACAAGGGACTTCCCCGCCTGAGGGAACCGTGGGTGACTCAACGCGGCGATGTGGAACGGCTCCCGTCGATCACATCGGAATACGGCCGCATGAGACAGGCCGACAAGAGCCTCGATGAAATCCGCTTCAAACACCTGCACCTGCCCTACCGCGCCAAGGCCGGACGGGAAATCACCCAAATGTACTATGCCAAACAGGGCATCATCACGCCCGAGATGGAATATGTGGCGATACGCGAAAACCTCCAAAACGAGATGCTGGGCATCGATACCCACATCACCCCCGAGTTCGTGCGTGACGAAGTGGCTTGCGGCCGCGCCATCATTCCGGCCAACATCAACCACCCCGAAGCCGAACCGATGATTATCGGCCGCAACTTCCTGGTGAAACTCAACACCAACATCGGAAACTCGGCCCTCTCGTCGGGCATCGAAGAAGAGGTGGAGAAAGCCATGTGGAGCTGCTATTGGGGAGGCGACACGCTCATGGACCTCTCGACGGGCGACCACATACACGAAACCCGCGAGTGGATTATCCGCAACTGCCCCGTGCCCATGGGTACGGTACCCATCTACCAGGCCCTCGAAAAAGTGAACGGCGTGGCCGAAGACCTTACTTGGAAAATCTACCGCGACACCCTCATCGAACAATGTGAACAGGGCGTCGACTACTTCACCATTCACGCCGGCGTGCTGAAAGCTCATGCCGAACTGGTGGGCGAGCGTCTCACGGGTATCGTGTCGCGCGGAGGTTCCATCATGACCAAATGGTGCGTGAGCCACAACGAAGAGAATTTCCTCTACACCCACTTCGACGAGATATGCGAGATTGTCAAGCAATACGATGTGGCCCTCTCGCTGGGCGACGGCATGCGCCCGGGCTCGATACACGACGCCAACGACCGTTCGCAATTCCTCGAACTCGACGTGTTGGGCGAGCTCACCCAAAAGGCATGGGCCCACAACGTGCAGGTCATCATCGAAGGCCCCGGGCACGTTCCCATGCAGAAGATACGGGAAAACATGGAACGCCAGCTCACCTCGTGCCACGAAGCCCCGTTCTACACCCTCGGCCCGTTGACCACCGACATCGCCCCCGGCTATGACCACATCACATCGGCCATCGGCGCGGCTCAAATCGCCTGGTTGGGAACGGCCATGATATGCTACGTCACGCCCAAAGAACACTTGGGTCTCCCCAACCGCGAAGATGTGCGCAACGGCGTCATCGCCTACAAGATTGCCGCCCACGCCGCCGACATTGCCAAGGGGCACCCCGGCGCCACGGTGAGAGACGACGCACTGAGCAAGGCTCGCTTTGAGTTCCGCTGGAAAGACCAGTTCAACCTCTCGCTCGACCCCGAAAGGGCATTGGCCTACTACAAGGAGGGCTCGAAAAACGATGGCGAGTATTGCACCATGTGCGGGCCCAACTTCTGTGCCATGCGCATCACGCAAAGCCTCAACGACTGCATCAAATAA
- the thiH gene encoding 2-iminoacetate synthase ThiH, producing MFSEELEKYSWDEITKQIYAKTEADVARALTQEHLQIEDFMALISPAAEHYLEEMAVRSRMYTQQRFGKTISMYIPMYITNSCTNFCVYCGFNHNNPINRIILTDEEIVEECKAIRRLGPFENLLIVTGENPHLAGVDYLENALRLARPYFSNLTIEVMPLKSEDYYRLTQSGLNGVVCFQETYHRERYKVYHPKGMKSNFEWRVNGFDRMGQAGVHKIGMGVLIGLEEWRTDITFMAIHLQYLRKKYWKTRYSVNFPRLRPSEGHFQPNVVMSDRQLAQTIFAFRLFDHDVDISVSTRENPQFRDHIATLGATSLSAGSKTEPGGYFTHPQALEQFVVSDDRTPAEVEQAVKKAGYEVVWKDWDRIFD from the coding sequence TTGTTTTCAGAAGAATTAGAGAAATATTCGTGGGACGAAATCACGAAACAGATATATGCAAAAACAGAAGCCGATGTCGCCCGCGCCCTCACTCAGGAACACCTGCAAATAGAGGACTTCATGGCTCTCATCTCACCGGCCGCCGAGCACTACCTCGAAGAGATGGCCGTCCGCAGCCGCATGTATACCCAGCAACGCTTCGGGAAAACCATCAGCATGTATATCCCGATGTATATCACCAACTCCTGCACCAATTTCTGCGTCTACTGCGGGTTCAACCACAACAATCCCATCAACCGCATTATCCTCACCGACGAAGAAATCGTGGAGGAATGCAAAGCGATACGCCGCCTGGGGCCGTTCGAAAACCTGCTCATCGTCACGGGAGAAAACCCGCACTTGGCCGGTGTCGACTATCTCGAAAACGCATTGCGGCTGGCACGCCCCTACTTCTCCAACCTCACCATCGAAGTCATGCCGCTCAAAAGCGAAGATTACTACCGGCTCACCCAGTCGGGACTGAACGGCGTAGTCTGCTTCCAGGAAACCTACCACCGCGAGCGCTACAAGGTTTACCACCCCAAAGGCATGAAATCGAACTTCGAGTGGCGTGTCAACGGCTTCGACCGCATGGGACAGGCCGGTGTGCACAAGATAGGCATGGGCGTGCTCATCGGTCTCGAAGAGTGGCGCACCGACATCACCTTCATGGCCATACACCTGCAATATCTGCGCAAAAAATACTGGAAGACCCGTTACAGCGTCAATTTCCCGCGGTTGCGGCCATCGGAAGGCCACTTCCAACCCAACGTCGTGATGAGCGACCGGCAACTGGCGCAGACGATTTTCGCCTTCCGCCTCTTCGACCACGACGTCGACATTTCGGTATCGACCCGTGAGAATCCGCAATTCCGCGACCACATCGCCACCCTGGGCGCCACATCGTTGAGCGCCGGCTCAAAAACCGAACCGGGCGGATACTTCACCCACCCGCAGGCACTCGAACAATTTGTCGTCAGTGACGACCGCACCCCCGCCGAAGTGGAACAAGCCGTCAAGAAAGCCGGATATGAAGTGGTGTGGAAAGACTGGGACCGCATTTTCGACTAA
- a CDS encoding thiamine phosphate synthase, with the protein MLQFITHTNERYDYYTSAQAALEGGCRWIQLRMKEAGDDEILAVAHPLRALCNRYGATLILDDKVELVSKCKADGVHLGKNDMPPREARRILGEKAIIGGTANSIDDIDYLVASGVNYIGLGPFRFTETKKKLSPILGIEGYRHILQACRDKGYPLPIVAIGGITLDDIPRLMTTGIAGIALSGTILNAEKPAEETRKIIESINNNKL; encoded by the coding sequence ATGCTACAATTTATCACGCACACCAACGAACGATATGATTACTACACATCGGCACAAGCCGCTCTCGAAGGGGGCTGCCGATGGATACAACTACGCATGAAGGAGGCCGGCGACGACGAAATTCTCGCTGTCGCCCACCCTTTGCGCGCGCTCTGCAACCGCTACGGTGCCACCCTCATTCTCGACGACAAAGTGGAACTTGTCTCCAAATGCAAAGCCGACGGCGTGCACCTCGGGAAAAACGACATGCCGCCGCGCGAGGCACGTCGCATTCTCGGAGAGAAAGCCATTATCGGCGGGACGGCCAACAGCATCGACGACATCGACTACCTGGTTGCAAGCGGGGTGAATTACATAGGACTGGGACCTTTCCGCTTCACAGAGACCAAGAAGAAGCTGAGTCCCATTCTGGGCATCGAAGGCTATCGGCACATCTTACAAGCCTGCCGAGACAAAGGATACCCCCTCCCCATCGTCGCCATCGGCGGCATCACGCTCGACGATATACCCCGACTCATGACAACGGGCATCGCCGGCATCGCTTTATCGGGGACAATCCTGAACGCCGAAAAGCCCGCAGAAGAAACTCGAAAAATTATCGAATCTATTAATAACAACAAATTATGA
- the thiS gene encoding sulfur carrier protein ThiS, which yields MKVFLNRQEICVGSRATLKELLLGQSISSEGIAVAVNNRIISKDDWATTFLSNNDKVTVIHAACGG from the coding sequence ATGAAAGTCTTTTTGAACCGTCAAGAAATATGTGTTGGCAGCCGGGCAACTCTCAAAGAATTGCTTTTAGGACAAAGCATCTCGTCCGAGGGTATTGCCGTCGCCGTCAACAACCGCATCATCAGCAAAGACGATTGGGCAACCACATTCTTGTCGAACAACGACAAGGTGACCGTCATTCACGCTGCCTGCGGCGGATAA
- a CDS encoding thiamine phosphate synthase: MKLIGITSETIFEGEAAQIVRWLECGLDQMHIRKPGYLSDEIATLLEHIPAEYHTRLILHDHFELAHEYPVGGLHLNRRNPVCPAGYQGTTGRSCHSLDEVKTCCDTTYCFLSPIYDSISKKGYTSHFPAGTLDRARQEGIISQRVYALGGITPQQFPQIEGWGFGGAAMLGYLWEAASPEETAVRMETLKAYLRH, from the coding sequence ATGAAACTGATAGGAATTACAAGCGAAACGATATTCGAGGGGGAGGCGGCCCAAATCGTGCGTTGGCTCGAATGCGGCCTTGACCAAATGCACATACGCAAACCGGGATATTTGTCCGACGAAATCGCCACCTTGCTGGAACACATTCCGGCCGAGTACCATACCCGGCTGATTCTCCATGACCACTTCGAGCTGGCCCACGAGTACCCCGTAGGCGGATTGCACCTCAACCGCCGCAACCCGGTGTGTCCGGCCGGCTATCAAGGCACCACGGGACGTTCGTGCCACAGCCTCGACGAAGTAAAGACATGCTGCGACACGACCTATTGTTTCCTCAGTCCCATCTACGACAGCATTTCAAAAAAAGGATACACCTCACACTTCCCGGCCGGGACCCTCGACCGAGCCCGACAAGAAGGCATCATCTCCCAACGCGTCTACGCCCTCGGCGGCATCACACCGCAACAATTTCCACAAATCGAAGGCTGGGGATTTGGCGGAGCCGCGATGCTCGGCTACCTGTGGGAAGCAGCGTCGCCCGAAGAAACCGCCGTCCGCATGGAAACCCTGAAAGCCTATCTGAGACACTAA
- a CDS encoding S46 family peptidase, which translates to MKNKVHLLCALVLAALPLFPTHADEGMWLLPLLKGQNIEQMKGLGLEICAEDIYHPDSVSLKDAVVIFGNGCTGEVISPQGLVLTNHHCGYDYIQAHSSVDNDLLTNGFWAKNRKEELPNPGLTVTFIDKIEEVTDYVEEELEKDTSHIEMKYLNTQFLNSLAEKRVGKDFLENNPGTTVIIKPFYGGNRYYMFTQKVYPDVRMVAAPPSSIGKFGADTDNWEWPRHTGDFSIFRVYADSLGNPAPYDTCNVPLRPKKYFDLSIRGVKENDFVMIMGFPGRTNHYYTPAEVKERKEIDNQIRINVRDLRQRLMLNAMLADPKVRIQYAGKYASSTNSYKSSKGMNIMIDLQSTAYLKERQMNELLNWGWDNDIAEYREAVDIIAHEVQKRAGLKKRMQYLLEALWIGTECSRVPTNFDTLKEGLNGNDSTRRAALEAFDKLYYTFYDKDYAPDVDRRIAKAMLKMYADSIAPEYYPSFFKTINRKHKGDIGKYVDNLFENSLFVNPDKYEKWKKRPNLKLLENDGMVKYARAIKEEARRINEELQPIDKEIANAQKSYIAGQLLLHADKANYPDANFTLRLTYGQVKSYSPANAITYNFATTLDGVMEKEDPTNWEFVVDKKLKELYRKKDFGFYANEQGRMPVNFIANTHTTGGNSGSPVLNSRGELVGINFDRNWEGITGDIQYQSRYQRSIITDIRYILFIIDKYANADYLLDELIINP; encoded by the coding sequence ATGAAAAACAAAGTGCACCTTCTTTGTGCGTTGGTCTTGGCCGCGCTACCCCTTTTCCCGACTCATGCCGATGAAGGCATGTGGCTCCTCCCGCTACTCAAAGGGCAAAACATCGAACAGATGAAAGGTCTCGGCCTCGAAATCTGCGCCGAAGACATTTACCACCCCGACTCGGTGTCGCTGAAAGATGCCGTGGTCATTTTCGGCAACGGTTGCACCGGCGAAGTCATTTCGCCGCAAGGTCTCGTCCTGACCAACCACCACTGCGGTTATGACTACATACAGGCTCACAGCAGCGTCGACAACGACCTGCTCACCAATGGATTTTGGGCCAAAAACCGCAAAGAAGAGTTGCCCAATCCGGGACTCACGGTGACATTCATCGACAAAATCGAGGAGGTGACCGACTATGTCGAAGAAGAGTTGGAGAAGGACACCAGCCACATCGAGATGAAATATCTCAATACCCAATTTCTCAACTCGCTGGCCGAGAAACGCGTAGGGAAAGATTTCCTGGAAAACAATCCCGGTACGACGGTCATCATCAAGCCCTTCTACGGAGGCAACCGCTACTACATGTTCACCCAAAAGGTCTATCCCGATGTGCGCATGGTCGCCGCGCCCCCCTCTTCCATCGGGAAATTCGGTGCCGATACCGACAACTGGGAATGGCCGCGACACACAGGCGATTTCTCCATATTCCGCGTCTATGCCGACTCTTTGGGCAACCCTGCCCCCTACGACACCTGCAACGTGCCCCTGCGACCGAAAAAATATTTCGACCTCAGTATCAGAGGCGTCAAGGAGAACGACTTTGTCATGATCATGGGCTTCCCCGGACGCACCAACCACTATTACACCCCGGCCGAAGTCAAGGAACGGAAAGAAATCGACAACCAAATACGCATCAACGTGAGAGACCTGCGCCAAAGGCTCATGCTCAATGCCATGCTTGCCGACCCCAAAGTGCGCATACAATACGCCGGGAAATATGCCTCCTCGACCAACAGCTACAAGAGCAGCAAAGGCATGAACATCATGATCGACCTGCAATCGACGGCCTATCTCAAAGAGCGTCAAATGAACGAGCTCCTCAACTGGGGGTGGGACAATGACATCGCCGAATACCGCGAAGCCGTGGATATAATTGCCCACGAAGTGCAAAAACGCGCCGGACTGAAAAAACGCATGCAATACCTGCTCGAAGCCTTGTGGATAGGCACCGAATGCAGCCGTGTACCGACCAACTTCGACACACTCAAAGAAGGTTTGAACGGCAACGACTCGACCCGACGGGCTGCCCTCGAAGCATTTGACAAGCTCTACTACACGTTCTATGACAAAGATTATGCCCCCGACGTCGACCGCCGCATCGCCAAGGCCATGCTGAAAATGTATGCCGACAGCATTGCACCCGAATATTACCCGTCGTTCTTCAAAACCATCAACCGCAAACACAAGGGCGACATCGGGAAATATGTCGATAACCTGTTCGAAAACTCCTTGTTTGTCAATCCCGACAAATACGAAAAATGGAAAAAACGTCCCAACCTCAAACTTCTTGAAAACGACGGCATGGTGAAGTATGCCCGTGCCATCAAGGAAGAAGCACGTCGCATCAACGAGGAACTGCAACCCATTGACAAGGAGATTGCCAACGCCCAAAAATCGTATATCGCCGGCCAGTTGCTCCTGCACGCCGACAAAGCCAACTATCCCGACGCCAACTTCACGCTGCGACTCACCTACGGTCAGGTAAAATCATATTCCCCCGCAAATGCCATTACCTATAATTTCGCAACGACCCTCGATGGAGTCATGGAAAAAGAAGACCCGACAAACTGGGAATTTGTGGTAGATAAGAAACTGAAAGAACTCTACCGAAAAAAAGATTTCGGTTTCTATGCAAACGAGCAAGGACGAATGCCCGTCAATTTCATTGCCAATACCCACACGACAGGTGGGAACTCGGGCAGTCCCGTGCTCAACAGCCGGGGCGAACTGGTAGGTATCAACTTCGACCGCAACTGGGAAGGCATCACGGGTGACATACAATACCAGAGCCGCTACCAACGCTCCATTATCACCGACATACGTTACATTCTCTTTATCATCGACAAATATGCCAATGCCGACTACCTGCTCGACGAACTGATTATCAATCCTTAA